CCATCTTGTTTCGTTGCTAGACATAACTCTCCTGAAATTGGTCTTACCCACGAAAAGTAGACACGGAATATGCGTATAAACACTCATATTCAGCAGGGCTCACATAGCCTATTGCTGAGTGCCTTCTTATTCGATTATAAAAGATTTCAATGTACTCAAAGATACCGGATTTCGCTT
This genomic interval from Aestuariirhabdus haliotis contains the following:
- a CDS encoding IS3 family transposase, with translation AKSGIFEYIEIFYNRIRRHSAIGYVSPAEYECLYAYSVSTFRG